Proteins encoded within one genomic window of Glycine soja cultivar W05 chromosome 1, ASM419377v2, whole genome shotgun sequence:
- the LOC114410881 gene encoding protein IQ-DOMAIN 31-like isoform X2 — protein sequence MGKGRSPGKWFKNLLLGKKSSSKSTSSKKNDIFISAPISGANDSKGVLSEKEVVSRSSHDRDVLSTGVEEAKVQDVANFGSQEDLEKLQLTEAAIKVQAACRSYLARQTFKKLEGVIQLQAFIRGHLVRRQAVSALYCVKGIVKFQALARGYNVRRSDIGLAIQKIRKDTHCSNSVRVASSTQAEKLSENVFVCKLLASSPYAVPLSLNSDPGEPNMVRKWLDYWTRSHFWAPLPELEKKLGSASDEKNGSSQTVQKGQIKKITRKYPAVKAKNGSNLGSNKSKQCPKKDSSHPLPSAQEHPQKETEKSSFEKTHAHNVSNGSEVVSEKRKSGNKKILDHAVTDVSEQGPNASSEKKKDLTVPKSKESDPEKGDGQEAKDKNDNELHRYPVAVLKTTVMKGENEGYQGVSENLNGGDNCMSNNSQRRASLPANFNDQENELYNTPVTPRLPSYMAPTESAKARLRGQGSPRFANDLVDKNSTTRRHSLSSSLNGRSGSFSPRAEKLIGVSGRGGIKSDRSLSSSRDGTEKLIQPQWRR from the exons ATGGGGAAAGGAAGAAGTCCTGGGAAATGGTTCAAGAACTTACTCTTGGGGAAGAAATCGTCGTCAAAGTCTACTTCATCAAAGaagaatgatattttt ATATCCGCACCAATATCTGGAGCTAATGATTCTAAAGGAGTGCTTTCCGAAAAGGAGGTAGTTAGTAGGTCATCACATGATAGGGATGTTCTTTCAACTGGAGTTGAAGAAGCTAAGGTGCAAGATGTTGCTAATTTTGGATCTCAAGAGGATCTTGAGAAACTCCAGCTTACAGAAGCAGCTATAAAAGTTCAGGCTGCTTGTAGAAGCTATCTG GCTCGTCAAACATTTAAAAAACTCGAAGGTGTCATACAACTACAAGCTTTTATTCGTGGCCACTTGGTTCGAAGACAAGCTGTTTCTGCATTATATTGTGTGAAGGGAATAGTTAAATTTCAAGCATTGGCTCGTGGTTACAATGTTAGACGTTCTGATATTGGGCTTGCAATCCAAAAAATTCGTAAG GATACCCATTGCTCAAATTCTGTTCGGGTAGCTTCATCCACACAGGCAGAGAAGCTGTCTGAAAATGTCTTTGTTTGCAAG CTTCTGGCTTCATCCCCATATGCAGTTCCTCTATCACTCAACAGTGATCCTGGAGAACCTAACATGGTTCGGAAGTGGCTTGACTATTGGACAAGGTCACACTTTTGGGCACCTCTTCCTgaattagaaaagaaacttGGCTCAGCGTCTGATGAGAAAAATGGCAGTTCTCAGACAGTTCAAAAGgggcaaattaaaaaaattactcggAAATATCCGGCTGTGAAAGCTAAGAATGGCTCAAATTTAGGTTCTAACAAATCTAAACAGTGTCCAAAAAAGGATTCAAGCCACCCATTGCCTTCAGCGCAGGAACACCCACAGAAAGAAACGGAGAAAAGTAGTTTTGAAAAGACTCACGCACATAATGTTTCAAATGGATCTGAGGTTGTTAGTGAAAAAAGGAAATCTGGCAATAAAAAGATTTTGGATCATGCTGTCACTGATGTTTCAGAGCAGGGCCCAAATGCCTCttcagagaaaaagaaagatttgACCGTGCCAAAGTCAAAAGAGTCTGATCCTGAGAAAGGTGATGGACAGGAAGCAAAAGACAAGAATGATAATGAGCTACATCGTTACCCTGTTGCCGTCTTAAAGACAACTGTGATGAAGGGTGAAAACGAAGGATATCAAGGAGTCAGTGAGAATTTGAATGGTGGTGACAATTGCATGAGTAACAATAGCCAAAGAAGAGCTTCATTACCTGCTAACTTTAATGATCAAGAGAATGAGTTATATAACACTCCTGTTACTCCAAGACTGCCAAGTTATATGGCTCCTACTGAATCAGCAAAAGCTAGGCTAAGAGGACAAGGCTCTCCAAGATTTGCTAATGATTTGGTAGACAAAAACAGTACAACCAGGCGGCATTCACTTTCATCTTCACTTAATGGCAGGTCAGGTTCATTTTCCCCAAGAgctgaaaagctgataggcgtAAGCGGCAGAGGAGGGATAAAGTCTGATAGATCTCTGTCATCTTCAAGGGATGGGACTG AGAAGTTGATCCAACCTCAGTGGAGAAGGTGA
- the LOC114410881 gene encoding protein IQ-DOMAIN 31-like isoform X1, whose translation MGKGRSPGKWFKNLLLGKKSSSKSTSSKKNDIFKPSSDKDALVSSEVPVSDPTVDSLQISAPISGANDSKGVLSEKEVVSRSSHDRDVLSTGVEEAKVQDVANFGSQEDLEKLQLTEAAIKVQAACRSYLARQTFKKLEGVIQLQAFIRGHLVRRQAVSALYCVKGIVKFQALARGYNVRRSDIGLAIQKIRKDTHCSNSVRVASSTQAEKLSENVFVCKLLASSPYAVPLSLNSDPGEPNMVRKWLDYWTRSHFWAPLPELEKKLGSASDEKNGSSQTVQKGQIKKITRKYPAVKAKNGSNLGSNKSKQCPKKDSSHPLPSAQEHPQKETEKSSFEKTHAHNVSNGSEVVSEKRKSGNKKILDHAVTDVSEQGPNASSEKKKDLTVPKSKESDPEKGDGQEAKDKNDNELHRYPVAVLKTTVMKGENEGYQGVSENLNGGDNCMSNNSQRRASLPANFNDQENELYNTPVTPRLPSYMAPTESAKARLRGQGSPRFANDLVDKNSTTRRHSLSSSLNGRSGSFSPRAEKLIGVSGRGGIKSDRSLSSSRDGTEKLIQPQWRR comes from the exons ATGGGGAAAGGAAGAAGTCCTGGGAAATGGTTCAAGAACTTACTCTTGGGGAAGAAATCGTCGTCAAAGTCTACTTCATCAAAGaagaatgatattttt AAACCTTCTAGTGACAAGGATGCGCTGGTGTCGTCTGAGGTGCCCGTGTCTGATCCAACCGTTGATTCGTTGCAGATATCCGCACCAATATCTGGAGCTAATGATTCTAAAGGAGTGCTTTCCGAAAAGGAGGTAGTTAGTAGGTCATCACATGATAGGGATGTTCTTTCAACTGGAGTTGAAGAAGCTAAGGTGCAAGATGTTGCTAATTTTGGATCTCAAGAGGATCTTGAGAAACTCCAGCTTACAGAAGCAGCTATAAAAGTTCAGGCTGCTTGTAGAAGCTATCTG GCTCGTCAAACATTTAAAAAACTCGAAGGTGTCATACAACTACAAGCTTTTATTCGTGGCCACTTGGTTCGAAGACAAGCTGTTTCTGCATTATATTGTGTGAAGGGAATAGTTAAATTTCAAGCATTGGCTCGTGGTTACAATGTTAGACGTTCTGATATTGGGCTTGCAATCCAAAAAATTCGTAAG GATACCCATTGCTCAAATTCTGTTCGGGTAGCTTCATCCACACAGGCAGAGAAGCTGTCTGAAAATGTCTTTGTTTGCAAG CTTCTGGCTTCATCCCCATATGCAGTTCCTCTATCACTCAACAGTGATCCTGGAGAACCTAACATGGTTCGGAAGTGGCTTGACTATTGGACAAGGTCACACTTTTGGGCACCTCTTCCTgaattagaaaagaaacttGGCTCAGCGTCTGATGAGAAAAATGGCAGTTCTCAGACAGTTCAAAAGgggcaaattaaaaaaattactcggAAATATCCGGCTGTGAAAGCTAAGAATGGCTCAAATTTAGGTTCTAACAAATCTAAACAGTGTCCAAAAAAGGATTCAAGCCACCCATTGCCTTCAGCGCAGGAACACCCACAGAAAGAAACGGAGAAAAGTAGTTTTGAAAAGACTCACGCACATAATGTTTCAAATGGATCTGAGGTTGTTAGTGAAAAAAGGAAATCTGGCAATAAAAAGATTTTGGATCATGCTGTCACTGATGTTTCAGAGCAGGGCCCAAATGCCTCttcagagaaaaagaaagatttgACCGTGCCAAAGTCAAAAGAGTCTGATCCTGAGAAAGGTGATGGACAGGAAGCAAAAGACAAGAATGATAATGAGCTACATCGTTACCCTGTTGCCGTCTTAAAGACAACTGTGATGAAGGGTGAAAACGAAGGATATCAAGGAGTCAGTGAGAATTTGAATGGTGGTGACAATTGCATGAGTAACAATAGCCAAAGAAGAGCTTCATTACCTGCTAACTTTAATGATCAAGAGAATGAGTTATATAACACTCCTGTTACTCCAAGACTGCCAAGTTATATGGCTCCTACTGAATCAGCAAAAGCTAGGCTAAGAGGACAAGGCTCTCCAAGATTTGCTAATGATTTGGTAGACAAAAACAGTACAACCAGGCGGCATTCACTTTCATCTTCACTTAATGGCAGGTCAGGTTCATTTTCCCCAAGAgctgaaaagctgataggcgtAAGCGGCAGAGGAGGGATAAAGTCTGATAGATCTCTGTCATCTTCAAGGGATGGGACTG AGAAGTTGATCCAACCTCAGTGGAGAAGGTGA